DNA from Streptomyces sp. Edi4:
TTGAGGCACGGCGTCAACGGACGCTGTACATGTGAGGGCGGGGTGTACACCCTGTGGGGGGATTAGCACAGCCTTAAGGCAACCTTAAGGAAAACCTCTGCGGAACGCTTCGTGATCATGCGAACGCGTCGCGTCATCGCAGGTCAACGGTGGGGCGCACGTCTCTCCGCTGCCTCTGTCATATGCCATGGCGCCCCTGCGGAACGTCACGTTCCGCAGGGGCGATTCCTTCGGAACGCCCCCGGAGTCCGCCCCGGGCCGCCATGATGGTGGCATGGCGGGGCTGGAGGGTGTGGAACAACCGGCGCAGCGCGTGAGCGCGACCGCGGCGCGATGGATGCCGTCCGCCGACGACGAACTGGCGCTCAAGGCGCTGGAGTTGTTCGGGAATCCGACGGAGGGCGAGGTGCGGCTGCCCTCGCGCCCCGAGTCCGCCGCGAGCGCCCGCCGGATCACCCAGTCCGTGGTGCTGCGCCAGTGGGCGCTGTCGCCCACGCTCGCCGAGCACGCGGTGCTCCTGGTCTCCGAGCTCGTCGGCAACGCGGTGCGCCACACCGGGGCCCGCGTCTTCGGTCTGCGCATGCTGCGCCGCCGGGGCTGGATCCGGATCGAGGTGCGCGATCCCTCGCGCGGGCTGCCCTGTCTGATGCCGGTGCGCGAACTCGACGTGAGCGGCCGGGGGCTGTTCCTCGTCGACAAGCTGTCCGACCGCTGGGGCGTGGATCTGCTGCCGCGCGGCAAGACCACCTGGTTCGAGATGCGGGTCGCCGACCGCTGACATCACGGAAAAGCCCCTGGCGGGACATCACAGAAGCCCCCTGGCGGCCGGATGGGGCACCTCGGGGGCTTCTGTGGGGCGCCGGCGATCTGAAGGGGGGTGTGATCACCGGCGCTGAAGACGACCTGGCCCGGGTCAATGGGGGTCGTGGCTCCGACTATGACAGATGGGCGGCCCATCATCAAAAGTCCACAATCGGACATAGCCCCACAAACCATCACAGTTTAGCTGTGAATCGTAGGTGAGCTACAGCACGCACCTTCTAAAGCATGAATAACTATCGACAGGGATGAGTGAATCATCGAGTGGCAGGGCTCGGGGCGGGGCCCGGTGGACGCGACCCGCAAAGGTCCTTAAATGGGTCAATCATTACGAACCGCACGTCGGCGCACTTAAATGTCCATGTGCTGAATCCATCACCCCGCGCGGTCGACCGCCGCGGCGCCCTGCGCGCCGGGGCGGGCGCGGCCATCGCGGGGGCGCTGACGGCAGGCTGTTCGCGGGAGGCGGAGGGCCGTCGGCCGTCCGGCTCCCCGACGCCGCCGTCCGCCTCCGCGGCGGCCGCCGCCCGCCCCCACGCGCCCCGCCCCGCGCCCGCCCCGCGCGCCTTCCCCGGGCAGCCGGTCCAGATCAGCAGCGGACCAAGGGGCCGGCCCCAGGTCGCGCTCACCTTCCACGGCCAGGGCGACCCGAAGATCGCCACCACCCTGCTCGGCGAGGCCGAGAAGGCCGGCGCCAAGGTCACTGTCCTGGCCGTCGGCACCTGGCTCGACGAGCAGCCCGCGATGGCCCGCCGCATCCTGGACGGCGGCCACGAACTGGGCAACCACACCCTGCACCACACCGACATCTCCGCCATGGACGAGGAGGAGGCGTACGCCGAGATCACCGGCTGCGCGGACCGGCTGCGCCGCCTCACCGGCTCCATCGGGACCTGGTTCCGGCCCTCCCGCACCCAGTACGCGACGCCGCTCGTCCAGAAGCTGGCCCGGCGGGCCGGGTACCCGCACGTGCTGTCGTACGACGTTGACTCGCTCGACTTCACCTCGCCCGGCGCCTCGGCCGTCACCCGCAACGTCACCGGGCAGATCCGCGACGGATCGGTGGTGAGCCTGCACTTCGGCTACGCGGACACGGTCGCCGCGCTTCCCGTCCTCCTCGCCGAACTGGAACGCCGCCGACTGCGCGCGGTCACGACCACGGAGCTGCTGATCTGATGCCGACCGTAACGAAGACGACCACCGCGCTGCTCTCGGCGGCCGCCCTGCTCGCGGCACTCGCCGGCTGCGGGTCGGGTTCCGGCCACAAGGACGAGGCGATGAGCACCAAGGCGGCCCCGCCGCCCGCCGTCGCCAAGAAGACCGTGCCGCAGGGCCTGCCCGGGATGCCGCCCGTCCTGGACCCCAAGGACGCCTACGCGGCGGACCGGCCGAACGCGCTCCAGCCCGCGGTCAAGAACTTCCTGCCCCGCGTGTACGTGCCCAACACCAACTCCAACACGGTCTCCGTGATCGACCCGGCCACCTACAAGGTCATCGAGACCATTCGCGTCGGCCACCAGCCGCAGCACGTCGTGCCGTCCTGGGACATGAAGACGCTGTGGGTCAACAACGACCTCGGCGACTCGCTGACCGCCATCGACCCGGCCACCGGCAAGACCGGACGCACGGTCCAGGTCTCCGACCCGTACAACCTCTACTTCACGCCCAACGGCAAGTACGCCGTCGTGATGGCCTCGATGGACCGCGAGCTGGTCTTCCGTGACCCGGTCACCATGAACCGCGTCAAGACCGTCCCGGTGAGCTGCGCGGGCGTCAACCACGCGGACTTCTCGATGGACGGCCGGTACTTCATCGTCTCCTGCGAGTTCTCCGGCGAACTGCTCAAGGTCGACACCGAACAGATGAAGATCGTGGGGCAGCAGAAGCTCCCCTTCGACGGGGCGATGCCGCAGGACGTGAAGATGTCCCCGGACGGCAAAACGTTCTACGTCGCCGACATGATGGCGCACGGCATGTGGGTCCTGGACGGCGACAAGTTCTCCAAGCCGACCCTGCTGCCGACCGGGAAGGGCTGCCACGGCCTCTACGTCAGCCGCGACTCCAAGGAGATGTACATCTCCAACCGGGGCGAGGGCACCATCTCCATCTTCGACTTCACCAAGAACAAACTGACCAAGAAGTGGGAACTGCCCGACGGCGGCAGCCCCGACATGGGCGGCGTCTCGGCCGACGGCAAGGTGCTGTGGCTCTCTGGGCGCTACAACGCCGAGGTGTACGCGATCGACACCGCCACCGGCAAGGAACTGGCCCGCATCCCGGTGGGCTCGGGCCCGCACGGGCTCGCCGTCTACCCCCAGCCCGGCCGGTACTCGCTCGGCCACACCGGCGTCTTCCGCTGAGCGCGGCGGAACCGCGCTGCGCCCCGGAGTCCCTGAGCCCCGGGGCGCCGCGCGCTCACCACAGCACCGGCAGCCGCTCGGGCAGGCGCTTGATGAAGCCCGTGCGCCACACCAACTGCTCGGCCGGGACCGCGAGGCGCAGCCCCGGCAGCCGCTCCACCAGGGCCGCGAGCGCCGTCCGCGCGTGCAGCCGGCCGAGACCGGTGGCGGGGCAGAAGTGGCGCCCGGCGCCGAACGACAGATGCGGGTTGTGCGCGCGGTCGAGGTCGAGGCGTCCGGGATCGGTGAAGACCTCCGGGTCGAAGTTGGCTCCTTCGACCAGGACGAGCACCAACTCGCCCTTCCTGACGAGGACGTCACCCAGGTGCACGTCCGCGAGCGCGAGCCGGGGCAGTCCGTCGCCGATCGACAGGTTCCAGCGCAGCAGCTCCTCCACGGCCCGGTCCATGCGCTCGGGGTGCTCGCGCAGATACCCGGTCAGTTCCGGGTGCTGGAGCAGGGCGAGCACTGCGAGGACCAGGAAGGAGGAGGTGGACACGGCGCCCGCGCCGAACAGGGAGACCGCGACCGTGGCCAGCATCTCGTCGGTCAGGTGCGCCGATTCCCGGTCCTCGCGCAGCGCGCCGAGCCGGCCGAGCAGACTCTCCGGCGGCACGTCGGGCGCGTTCAGCCGCTCCACCATGTAGCCGAGGTCCTTGTACCAGTTCAGGCCCGCGCCCTCGAAGGTGTGGGCGCTGGTCATGAAGGCCACATCGAGCCCGGACATGAGCCGGCGCCAGTCACTGAAGGGGACCCCCACCACGTCGCAGTGCAGGGCCGCGGAGAAGGGGTCGGCGAACCCCGCCCGCAGATCGGCCGGCGGCCCCTCGGCCAGCAGCGCGTCGGCCAGGGAGTCGGCCCGCGCGCGCATCCGCCCGGCGAGGCCTTCCGTGCGCGGGCTGAGGGACTTCATCACGGCGTCGCGCAGCCCGGCGCTGTTGATGTTGCCCATGTTGTTGACGACCTCGGGCGGGATCGTCAGCGCGTACTGGCGCGGGACCCCGGGGCCCGCGGTGTCCTTCAGGCTGAAGCGTTCGTCCTCCAGGACCTGGCGCGCCAGCGCGTGGCTGCTCACCAGCCAGGCCCGGTCGCCGGTGAGGGTGCGTACCCGGGCCACCGGCTGCTTGTCGCGCAGCCGGGCGCACTCCTCGGGCAGCACGTCGCCGCGGTGCGAGAGCGGGAAGTCGAGGACGGGCTCGGGGCTCATGCGGCGATTCCTTCCGGGCGCACCACGGCGTAGGCCTGGTTGCGGGAGGCGAGGAGGCCGCCGCCCTTGGCGTAGAGGAGGTCGGTCAGCGGGATCGGCGCGTGGTAGCACGACACCGACGAGGGAACGCCGAGGATGCCCGGGGTGTCCAGGAAGAAGGGGAGTTCCGCGGCGATGTAGTCGAGGCAGGCGGAGAGCCGGCGTTCGCTCGGGCCCGGGCCGGCGGCCTTCGTGGACAGAAAGTGCGCCGCCATCCGCTCGCAGGCCGCGCGGAAGGCCGGCTCCGTCGCCAGGAAGTGCCGCACCCGGCGGTGCAGCAGCCCGTACACCGTGTTCCCGGCGAACTCCGAGAGCCCGTGCACGCCGACCGGAGTGCCGTGCGGGCCGGCCTCCTCGACGCCGCGCACGATCCGGCGGCGCACCGCCTTCAGCTCCTTCGAGGCGCGGCGTGCCGCGTGGTCCTCCTCGTAGCCGAGCGCGCCGAACAGCTCGGCGACGTGCAGGTCGGCGTACACGACGTCGATCCGGGAGAACCGTGCCGAAGCCCAGCGGACGAGTTCGGTGATGCGGCCGGCGCTGAAATAGCTGTTCCCCGGACTCACACCGATGAGGACGTGATCGCCCTCGTCCCATATGTGGTGGCAACTTCGTGTGAACGGCCGCACGGTGAATGCTTCAGTGGTGATGGCCACGGCTGTAACGCCCCAGCGCCGCTAGTCCCTGGGAGCCCTGTGCTCCCGGTGTGGCGGCGACAGCGAGAAGTTATCCCGTGGTGGCGGAGCGTGAGGAAGCGGCGATGTGAGGTTGGCGCGAATTCCTCTTTGACGGGCGGAAAACCGTCCTCCGTATATGGCGAACAGTCAGGTCAGGGGGCCTGGGGCGGCGCGAAGGTCAGTGCCGAGGAGCAGGGCCTCCGAGCCGACCGGCCGGAAACCGGCGTCCTGGAAGGTGCGGACGCTGCGCGCGTTGCCCGGCGACTGCTGCGCCCGCAGCACGTCGTCCGGCACCAAGTGCCGTGCGGCGAGGGCGCGTTGGGGCGCCGAGACCCGGCCCCGCGCCCGCTCGTCCAGCTCGACGGCGACCTCCCGGCGGCCCGCGACCCCGCGTCCGAGTATCAGGACGCCGCCGTCCGCCGCCCCCACCCGTACGTCGTCCCGGAACTTCAGGGCCCGCGCGACCCGGGGTGCGCCGGGTCCTCGATCTCCCGCAGACCCCCCATCTCGTCCTCGTCCAGGAAGATCACCGAATGCGCGGTGAAGGCGAGGACCCCCGCGTCGCGCGGCCCCGGCTGCGCCACCAGCGACGTGCCGCCGTCGGGCTTGTGGCGCGGTGGGCGCCCGCCAAGGGTCGGCCGCCGCGTCGAGTGGTCGGATGGGCGGCTAATCTGACCGGCGTCAGAAACGCACCAAGCAGTGGCACCAACAAAGGGGTGGACCCAGTGGCGGACATCGAAGAGGCGCGCAAGGCGTTCGCGAAGCTCGACATCGACGGCGACGGGCGCGTCACCGCGAGCGAGTACAAGGCGGTCATGGCGCAGCTGGGCGACTTCCACGTCACCGAGACGGTGGCCCAGGCCATCATCAAGGCCAAGGACGCCAACGGAGACGGCAAGCTCTCCTTCGAGGAGTTCTGGGCGTCCCTGAACAAGTGATCCCCGCCGGCTCCGGTGGCGCACGCCCGCCCGTGCGCCACCGGAGCGCGAGGGCCGGATCGACTCGTGAGCACCGACGCCTTGCCGCATTGGCGGCAGGTAAAACGGAGGGTGGGTCAGGCCCAGCCGAGCTGGCTCAGGACGGTCTGGGCGAGAAGGATGGTGGACATGCCCGCGACAGCGAGTACGACGATGGTGGCGGCGACGCGGTAGCGCGGTCCGTTGGCCGCGGGGCCGAGGACGGTGCGGCGGTTGGTCAGGACCAGGAGGTAGACCAGGACGATCGGACTGATCAGGCCCTGGAGTACCTGGGTTCCGATGAGGAGTTGAATGACGTTGACCGGCGTGAGGGCGACCGCGGCGCCGAGGATGATCTGGCCGGTGAACATACCGAGGAACAGGGGTGCGTCGCGAAAGCGGCGAGAGACGGAGCGCTCGACCCCGGCGGCCTCACCGACCGCGTAGCTGGCGGACAGCGGAACCACGGCTCCGGCCAGTGCGGAAGCTCCGATCAGGCCGAACGCGAAGAGGAGTTCGGCACCCTGCCCGGCGACCGGTTCGAGTGCGTGGGCGGCTTGGGCGGCGGATTGCAGGGGCCCTGTTCCGCCAATGGCCGCGGCGGTGGCGATGATGATGGTCAGGCTGATGAGGCAGGCGAACACCGCGCCCAGGACGGCATCGGCCCGCAGGAGCTTGTAGTCCTCGGGTTTCGCGCCGCGGTCCACGACTCCGGCGGCGGCGTAGAACTGCATGTAGGGGCTGACCGTGGTGCCGATCAACGCGACCGCGAGCAGGACGAACGCCTGACTGCCCTCCATGTGCGGGATCACCAAGTGGGAGCCGACCCGGCCCCAGTCGGGGTGGCCCAGGACCATGGCGACGGGATAGGCGAAGAACGCCAACGACATGATCAGGAAGATGCGCTCGGCCCATTGGTACGAGCCGAAGAGCACCAGGGCCCACAGAAGCAGGGCGGCTGGGGGGACGACGGCCCATTTGGGTACGCCGAGGAGTTCGAAGGCGGCGCCGATTCCGGCGAATTCGGAGACGACAAGACCGGTGTTGGCCAACAGGAGGCAGAACACGGCGAGGGCGGTCATGCGGAGGCTGAACTGTTCGCGGATCAGGGCGCCCAGGCCTTTGCCGGTATGGGCGCCGAGACGGACCGCCATTTCCTGGACCATCACCAGGGCGATCGTGACCAGCACCATGAAGAACAGGGTGCCGTAGATGAACTGGGAGCCGGCTGAGGCGTAAGTGGCGATACCGGCAGCGTCGTTGCCGGCGTTGGCGGCCACCAGTCCGGGGCCCGCGACCGCCGACACCGCGACAATCCTCCGCCAGCCCTTTCGTGGCGCCGGTCGCCGCGTGCCGTCAGGGCCGCCGACGGCTCCCGCGGTGGTGT
Protein-coding regions in this window:
- a CDS encoding ATP-binding protein codes for the protein MAGLEGVEQPAQRVSATAARWMPSADDELALKALELFGNPTEGEVRLPSRPESAASARRITQSVVLRQWALSPTLAEHAVLLVSELVGNAVRHTGARVFGLRMLRRRGWIRIEVRDPSRGLPCLMPVRELDVSGRGLFLVDKLSDRWGVDLLPRGKTTWFEMRVADR
- a CDS encoding polysaccharide deacetylase family protein, with amino-acid sequence MNPSPRAVDRRGALRAGAGAAIAGALTAGCSREAEGRRPSGSPTPPSASAAAAARPHAPRPAPAPRAFPGQPVQISSGPRGRPQVALTFHGQGDPKIATTLLGEAEKAGAKVTVLAVGTWLDEQPAMARRILDGGHELGNHTLHHTDISAMDEEEAYAEITGCADRLRRLTGSIGTWFRPSRTQYATPLVQKLARRAGYPHVLSYDVDSLDFTSPGASAVTRNVTGQIRDGSVVSLHFGYADTVAALPVLLAELERRRLRAVTTTELLI
- a CDS encoding YncE family protein, which gives rise to MPTVTKTTTALLSAAALLAALAGCGSGSGHKDEAMSTKAAPPPAVAKKTVPQGLPGMPPVLDPKDAYAADRPNALQPAVKNFLPRVYVPNTNSNTVSVIDPATYKVIETIRVGHQPQHVVPSWDMKTLWVNNDLGDSLTAIDPATGKTGRTVQVSDPYNLYFTPNGKYAVVMASMDRELVFRDPVTMNRVKTVPVSCAGVNHADFSMDGRYFIVSCEFSGELLKVDTEQMKIVGQQKLPFDGAMPQDVKMSPDGKTFYVADMMAHGMWVLDGDKFSKPTLLPTGKGCHGLYVSRDSKEMYISNRGEGTISIFDFTKNKLTKKWELPDGGSPDMGGVSADGKVLWLSGRYNAEVYAIDTATGKELARIPVGSGPHGLAVYPQPGRYSLGHTGVFR
- a CDS encoding cytochrome P450, with protein sequence MSPEPVLDFPLSHRGDVLPEECARLRDKQPVARVRTLTGDRAWLVSSHALARQVLEDERFSLKDTAGPGVPRQYALTIPPEVVNNMGNINSAGLRDAVMKSLSPRTEGLAGRMRARADSLADALLAEGPPADLRAGFADPFSAALHCDVVGVPFSDWRRLMSGLDVAFMTSAHTFEGAGLNWYKDLGYMVERLNAPDVPPESLLGRLGALREDRESAHLTDEMLATVAVSLFGAGAVSTSSFLVLAVLALLQHPELTGYLREHPERMDRAVEELLRWNLSIGDGLPRLALADVHLGDVLVRKGELVLVLVEGANFDPEVFTDPGRLDLDRAHNPHLSFGAGRHFCPATGLGRLHARTALAALVERLPGLRLAVPAEQLVWRTGFIKRLPERLPVLW
- a CDS encoding tRNA-dependent cyclodipeptide synthase, whose translation is MAITTEAFTVRPFTRSCHHIWDEGDHVLIGVSPGNSYFSAGRITELVRWASARFSRIDVVYADLHVAELFGALGYEEDHAARRASKELKAVRRRIVRGVEEAGPHGTPVGVHGLSEFAGNTVYGLLHRRVRHFLATEPAFRAACERMAAHFLSTKAAGPGPSERRLSACLDYIAAELPFFLDTPGILGVPSSVSCYHAPIPLTDLLYAKGGGLLASRNQAYAVVRPEGIAA
- a CDS encoding EF-hand domain-containing protein, yielding MADIEEARKAFAKLDIDGDGRVTASEYKAVMAQLGDFHVTETVAQAIIKAKDANGDGKLSFEEFWASLNK
- a CDS encoding divalent metal cation transporter, yielding MSAVAGPGLVAANAGNDAAGIATYASAGSQFIYGTLFFMVLVTIALVMVQEMAVRLGAHTGKGLGALIREQFSLRMTALAVFCLLLANTGLVVSEFAGIGAAFELLGVPKWAVVPPAALLLWALVLFGSYQWAERIFLIMSLAFFAYPVAMVLGHPDWGRVGSHLVIPHMEGSQAFVLLAVALIGTTVSPYMQFYAAAGVVDRGAKPEDYKLLRADAVLGAVFACLISLTIIIATAAAIGGTGPLQSAAQAAHALEPVAGQGAELLFAFGLIGASALAGAVVPLSASYAVGEAAGVERSVSRRFRDAPLFLGMFTGQIILGAAVALTPVNVIQLLIGTQVLQGLISPIVLVYLLVLTNRRTVLGPAANGPRYRVAATIVVLAVAGMSTILLAQTVLSQLGWA